A single window of Pontibacillus chungwhensis DNA harbors:
- a CDS encoding cation diffusion facilitator family transporter → MGHDHGHDHSHGANKKALLISFIITTVYMIIEAIGGFLTNSLALLSDAGHMLSDSVSLGVGVLAFIMGEKAANYSKTYGYKRFEILAALFNGVTLVLISLYIFYEAYKRFIEPPEVASIGMLIIGIIGLIVNIVVAWMLMRGDTEHNLNLRAAFLHVLGDLLGSIGAIVASLLIMFFNWGWADPLASVIVAVLVLISGWRVAKESVHVLMEGTPKDIDFEEIAETIQSTGEIKDIHDLHVWSITSDQNALSCHAVVIQNLTIEECQSLLKRIEDDLREKGIGHITIQLESSDHPHDNSILCNDNKNDHHDHSH, encoded by the coding sequence ATGGGACATGACCATGGACACGACCATTCACATGGAGCAAACAAAAAAGCTTTATTGATCAGTTTTATCATTACAACCGTTTATATGATCATCGAGGCAATAGGAGGTTTCTTAACCAATAGTTTAGCCTTGCTATCTGACGCAGGACATATGTTGAGTGATTCTGTATCCCTCGGTGTCGGAGTATTAGCCTTTATTATGGGAGAAAAAGCAGCCAATTACAGTAAAACCTATGGGTACAAACGATTTGAAATTCTTGCTGCTTTATTTAATGGGGTTACCCTGGTGTTGATTTCTCTTTACATTTTCTATGAAGCGTATAAACGTTTTATTGAACCTCCTGAGGTAGCATCTATTGGGATGTTAATCATAGGTATCATTGGTTTGATCGTAAATATCGTTGTTGCGTGGATGTTAATGCGAGGAGATACCGAACATAATTTAAATTTGAGAGCTGCATTTCTGCATGTGCTCGGTGACCTGTTAGGATCAATTGGAGCTATTGTTGCTTCCCTTCTTATCATGTTCTTTAATTGGGGATGGGCGGATCCATTAGCCAGCGTGATTGTGGCGGTATTAGTTCTCATTAGTGGCTGGCGGGTAGCCAAAGAGTCTGTCCATGTCCTTATGGAAGGAACACCTAAAGATATAGATTTTGAGGAGATTGCAGAAACCATTCAAAGCACGGGTGAAATCAAAGATATTCATGACTTGCATGTTTGGAGCATTACCAGTGATCAAAATGCACTTTCCTGCCACGCTGTCGTTATCCAAAACCTTACAATTGAAGAGTGTCAAAGTTTATTAAAACGAATAGAAGATGATCTTCGTGAAAAGGGAATCGGTCACATCACTATACAACTAGAATCAAGTGACCATCCTCATGACAATTCAATTCTCTGTAATGATAATAAGAATGATCATCACGATCATTCCCATTAA
- a CDS encoding ZIP family metal transporter, which produces MGSSWMLGAIASGIGIGIGGAIAWILKGLRINFIYALSAGIILGLLLFEMIPESIGLGGWWVFLLGATIGIAIFQYIHRSLDRITIITSSPQKDILVHTGILLTVSISIHNFPMGFVLGSNIKPELAGAMLLTLLLHNIPEGIIIFTPLFLSGFGILTWMIGTVMVTLPILVGSLLGKLIGIGYPYLLSFIISATISVIFMVATQELFKESVRHSSLRFSLIVGTAGLVSVYLFILAVS; this is translated from the coding sequence ATGGGATCTTCTTGGATGTTAGGGGCTATCGCTTCTGGAATCGGCATAGGGATAGGAGGCGCTATTGCTTGGATTTTAAAAGGGCTGAGAATTAACTTTATTTATGCACTATCCGCAGGAATCATACTGGGTCTGCTGTTGTTTGAAATGATTCCTGAAAGCATTGGGTTAGGTGGATGGTGGGTATTTCTGTTAGGCGCCACAATTGGCATAGCTATTTTTCAATACATTCACCGGTCCTTAGACAGGATTACAATTATTACTAGTAGCCCTCAGAAAGATATTCTAGTTCATACAGGAATCCTTTTAACCGTTAGCATATCTATTCATAACTTTCCGATGGGATTTGTACTGGGGTCAAATATTAAGCCAGAGTTAGCCGGAGCTATGTTGTTGACTCTGCTACTACACAATATTCCTGAAGGCATAATAATTTTTACTCCCTTATTTCTATCTGGGTTTGGAATATTAACTTGGATGATAGGTACAGTTATGGTTACGCTCCCTATATTAGTAGGTTCTCTTCTTGGGAAGTTAATCGGCATTGGCTATCCATATTTATTATCTTTTATTATAAGCGCCACGATTTCGGTTATTTTTATGGTAGCAACCCAGGAACTATTTAAAGAGTCTGTGCGCCATTCTTCTCTGCGCTTCAGTTTAATAGTAGGTACAGCAGGTTTGGTTAGTGTTTACTTGTTCATATTGGCGGTAAGCTGA
- a CDS encoding fructose-1,6-bisphosphatase, with translation MDSKLLDLLAQRYDSEEEIVTAITNREAILHLPKGTEHFVSDLHGEYHAFQHVLRNGAGKVKEKIMDMFGDELSDQELNEFASLVYYPEDKVKLIKVRMNNAQELNQWYTEIIDYMIRLLPYVSSKYTRTKLHNALPKQFAFIIEELLYKTGDHFNKEQYYTKMVQQIISLGQAEKLIVGLAYTVQRLVVDHLHVVGDIYDRGPEPDKIMDTLIDNHSVDIQWGNHDVLWIGAFAGSKVCLANIIRICARYANLDIIEDAYGINLRPLVNLAEKYYEDNPAFRPKLQQDEEMSDFEQIQIAKIHQAIAIIQFKLESPIIKRRPDFHMEDRLLLEKVDYDADEITLRGETYPLENTCFATVDPKQPTALLEEEIEVIDKLLFSVQHSEKLARHMNFLMKKGSLYLKYNGNLLIHGCIPLDEEGNMAEMTIGDQTYAGRELLDVFEWYVRYAFAHVEETDDLATDIIWYLWAGKYSSLFGKKEMTTFERYFIKDKQTHKEIKNPYYYLREKQEVCRDILTDFGLDPDQGHIINGHTPVKEIEGENPVKADGKMIVIDGGFSKAYQSTTGIAGYTLLFNSYGMQIVAHKQFTSKEAVLENGTDVLSVRRLVDKELERKKVLETNVGEELQQEISILKSLLEYRYMN, from the coding sequence TTGGATTCGAAACTATTAGATTTATTAGCTCAACGATATGATAGTGAGGAAGAAATCGTAACGGCGATTACGAACCGGGAAGCGATTTTACACCTGCCAAAGGGTACCGAGCATTTTGTTAGTGACTTGCACGGGGAATACCACGCCTTTCAGCATGTGCTGCGGAATGGTGCTGGAAAGGTAAAAGAAAAGATCATGGATATGTTCGGGGATGAATTATCGGATCAAGAACTGAATGAATTTGCCTCATTGGTGTATTATCCGGAAGATAAAGTGAAGTTAATCAAGGTTCGGATGAACAATGCACAAGAGTTGAATCAATGGTACACCGAAATCATTGACTATATGATTCGACTGCTCCCTTACGTTTCCTCGAAGTACACTCGTACGAAATTACATAATGCATTGCCGAAACAATTTGCCTTTATTATTGAAGAGCTATTGTATAAAACGGGGGATCATTTCAATAAGGAACAATACTATACGAAGATGGTTCAACAGATTATTTCTCTTGGACAAGCGGAGAAGTTGATCGTCGGCCTTGCGTATACGGTCCAAAGACTCGTTGTGGACCACCTGCATGTCGTAGGGGATATTTATGATCGTGGTCCTGAGCCGGATAAAATTATGGATACCCTTATCGATAATCATTCCGTTGATATTCAGTGGGGGAACCACGATGTACTGTGGATTGGTGCTTTCGCCGGGTCAAAGGTTTGCCTTGCCAATATTATTCGTATTTGTGCACGTTATGCTAACCTGGATATTATTGAGGATGCGTACGGCATCAATCTTAGACCCCTTGTGAATCTGGCAGAGAAATATTACGAGGATAATCCGGCGTTTAGACCTAAACTACAACAAGACGAAGAAATGTCTGATTTTGAACAAATCCAAATTGCAAAGATTCATCAAGCCATTGCGATCATTCAATTTAAACTAGAAAGCCCGATTATTAAGAGACGACCTGATTTTCATATGGAAGACAGGCTTTTGCTTGAGAAGGTTGATTATGATGCTGATGAAATTACGCTCCGTGGGGAGACGTATCCTCTCGAGAATACGTGTTTTGCAACGGTCGATCCAAAACAGCCTACAGCCTTATTAGAGGAAGAGATCGAAGTGATTGATAAGCTTCTATTCTCTGTCCAGCATTCAGAGAAGTTAGCTAGGCATATGAATTTCCTCATGAAGAAAGGCAGTCTGTATTTGAAGTATAATGGGAATTTACTCATACATGGCTGCATTCCGTTAGATGAGGAAGGCAATATGGCCGAAATGACAATAGGGGATCAAACCTATGCGGGCCGAGAGTTATTAGATGTCTTTGAGTGGTATGTCAGGTATGCGTTCGCCCATGTTGAAGAAACAGACGATCTGGCAACCGATATTATCTGGTATCTGTGGGCCGGGAAGTATTCATCCCTCTTCGGGAAGAAAGAAATGACCACCTTTGAAAGGTATTTTATTAAGGATAAACAAACGCATAAGGAGATTAAGAATCCTTACTATTATTTACGTGAGAAGCAAGAGGTTTGCCGTGACATCTTAACAGACTTCGGTTTAGACCCTGATCAGGGACACATCATTAATGGTCATACTCCTGTTAAGGAAATCGAAGGGGAGAACCCTGTGAAGGCAGATGGGAAAATGATTGTCATTGATGGTGGGTTCTCCAAGGCTTATCAGTCCACGACAGGAATCGCCGGGTACACGTTACTCTTTAATTCATACGGTATGCAGATTGTGGCTCATAAACAATTTACCTCCAAAGAAGCTGTCTTGGAAAATGGGACAGATGTATTGTCTGTAAGACGGTTAGTCGATAAAGAACTAGAACGAAAAAAGGTACTCGAAACAAATGTTGGGGAAGAGTTACAGCAGGAAATTTCGATTTTAAAAAGTCTTTTGGAGTATCGTTATATGAATTGA
- a CDS encoding DUF488 domain-containing protein, translating to MSVVLRRIYEEDKILGGHRVLIDRVWPRGISKEDAHLDEWIKEIAPSSSLRKWFDHDPDKFESFKESYQRELNENSEASHKLNELKEIASDNRVVLLFGAKDKEHNHAVVLKEMIEK from the coding sequence ATGTCTGTAGTATTGAGAAGGATCTATGAAGAGGACAAAATCTTAGGTGGCCATCGGGTACTCATCGATCGAGTATGGCCGAGAGGAATATCTAAAGAAGATGCGCATTTGGATGAATGGATCAAAGAGATCGCGCCTAGTTCTTCTTTACGCAAATGGTTTGATCATGATCCTGATAAGTTTGAATCCTTTAAAGAATCCTATCAAAGAGAACTTAATGAGAATTCCGAGGCGAGCCATAAGCTGAATGAGCTAAAGGAAATAGCCTCTGATAATAGGGTCGTTTTACTCTTCGGTGCTAAAGATAAAGAGCACAATCACGCAGTAGTTTTGAAAGAAATGATCGAGAAGTAA
- a CDS encoding NUDIX hydrolase, with protein MFKYTVCFVKRKDRILMLNREKAPIMGVWNGVGGKVEENESPDQGALREVFEETGIKVETFFSKGTVTWEDHNGELDGIYVYLYEVDEHFTYETPLKTREGILEWKSIDWILHPKNLGIAEMVAQYLSVLLTEKGIHSFTYKGGHIIIS; from the coding sequence ATGTTCAAATACACAGTTTGCTTTGTGAAGAGGAAAGATAGAATCCTGATGCTTAATCGAGAAAAAGCGCCTATTATGGGCGTATGGAATGGAGTAGGCGGTAAGGTGGAGGAAAATGAATCACCTGATCAAGGTGCTTTGCGTGAGGTTTTTGAGGAAACAGGCATTAAAGTAGAAACGTTTTTCTCTAAAGGTACGGTAACCTGGGAAGATCACAACGGTGAACTGGATGGGATCTATGTTTACTTGTATGAGGTGGATGAACATTTTACATACGAAACCCCCTTAAAAACTCGTGAAGGTATTCTGGAATGGAAGTCTATTGATTGGATCCTACATCCCAAAAATCTTGGAATCGCAGAAATGGTTGCTCAATACTTATCGGTTCTATTGACGGAAAAAGGTATCCATTCATTTACCTATAAAGGTGGTCATATCATTATTTCTTAG
- a CDS encoding nucleoside hydrolase, with protein sequence MMKNVYLNHDGGVDDLVSLFLLLQMDDVNLTGVGVIPADCYLEPAAYASRKIIDRFGHGKSVEVAASNSRGVNAFPKDWRMHAFYVDALPLLNEKGSIDAPLASVPSHEHLIKTLRKTEDKTTLVFIGPLTDLARALDKAPDIEDKIEKLIWMGGTFLEVGNVEEPEHDGTAEWNAFWDPEAAKRVWDSSIVIDLVALESTNMVPLTLDVRQKWASEREDLGIDFLGQCYAMVPPLVHNQTNSTYFLWDVLTTTTVGNEGLVKKRTVKSIVHDSGVSQGRTELSENGREVNLVYEVERDAFFEYVTELSRQG encoded by the coding sequence ATGATGAAGAATGTATATTTAAACCATGATGGTGGAGTCGACGATCTTGTGTCGCTTTTCCTTTTATTACAGATGGATGATGTGAACCTGACAGGGGTGGGCGTTATTCCTGCCGATTGTTATTTGGAGCCTGCTGCTTATGCGAGCCGTAAGATCATCGACCGGTTCGGACATGGGAAGTCGGTTGAAGTTGCGGCATCGAACTCGCGCGGGGTTAACGCGTTTCCGAAGGACTGGCGCATGCATGCGTTTTATGTGGACGCGCTGCCGCTGTTGAATGAAAAAGGAAGCATCGATGCACCCCTTGCCTCCGTTCCGTCTCACGAGCATTTGATCAAGACGCTCCGTAAAACGGAGGACAAGACGACGCTCGTGTTCATCGGACCGCTTACGGATCTTGCCCGTGCACTGGATAAAGCGCCGGATATTGAAGATAAGATCGAGAAGCTGATCTGGATGGGCGGAACATTCCTTGAGGTTGGAAACGTTGAAGAACCGGAGCACGACGGAACAGCGGAATGGAATGCATTTTGGGATCCAGAAGCGGCGAAGCGTGTCTGGGACAGCTCTATTGTCATCGACCTGGTCGCTCTTGAGAGCACGAACATGGTTCCGTTAACGCTCGACGTTCGCCAGAAATGGGCATCAGAGCGCGAAGATCTGGGAATTGATTTTCTTGGTCAGTGTTATGCGATGGTTCCACCGCTTGTCCATAATCAGACGAACTCGACTTACTTTTTGTGGGACGTGTTGACGACGACTACGGTCGGAAATGAAGGGCTTGTGAAGAAAAGAACAGTGAAGAGCATCGTCCATGACTCTGGGGTCAGCCAGGGAAGAACGGAGTTGTCTGAGAACGGCCGCGAGGTGAATCTTGTGTATGAAGTGGAACGTGATGCGTTCTTTGAATATGTGACAGAGTTATCAAGACAAGGATAA
- a CDS encoding DegV family protein — protein MRRIILSTESGADLPRDLAEKYDVQVVPMHIIMDGEDYLDGELPVRDIYDYYERTKKIPSTTSTNAHEYEEFFTNIREKFPDCIIVHIGYTSKASSSFQNAVIAAEEFEDIYLIDALNVTGGLAAIVLYAANVLEEEPDIKPEQLVEKIKAIVPNSRLSFIPGSLEFLKAGGRVSNMASLIGTLLKIKPCIELKDGKLMSTKKYRGKMSGATEKLFHDYVKEFNIDRKQLYFIYSIGLDEQIKQRMEEVAKEEGFDNIRWIQAGGMISTHSGPGGFGVAGLEQ, from the coding sequence ATGAGAAGGATCATCTTATCAACTGAAAGCGGTGCTGACTTACCAAGGGATTTAGCGGAGAAGTATGATGTTCAAGTAGTGCCTATGCACATCATCATGGATGGTGAAGATTATTTAGACGGTGAGCTTCCGGTCCGGGATATTTATGACTACTATGAACGCACGAAGAAGATCCCCTCTACGACCTCCACCAATGCTCACGAGTACGAAGAGTTCTTTACCAATATAAGAGAGAAATTCCCGGATTGCATCATTGTACATATTGGATATACATCAAAAGCGTCTTCTTCTTTTCAAAATGCTGTGATTGCAGCGGAGGAATTTGAAGACATCTACCTCATTGATGCTCTGAACGTTACGGGAGGATTAGCTGCGATTGTATTGTACGCCGCTAATGTATTAGAAGAAGAACCTGACATTAAACCGGAACAGTTAGTTGAAAAAATAAAGGCCATCGTTCCTAACTCAAGGCTTTCTTTCATACCAGGCAGCCTTGAGTTTCTTAAAGCGGGAGGACGAGTCAGCAATATGGCTTCTTTGATTGGAACGTTGTTGAAAATAAAGCCATGCATAGAATTGAAGGATGGAAAGCTAATGTCTACAAAGAAGTACCGTGGGAAAATGAGTGGAGCTACGGAAAAACTCTTTCATGATTACGTAAAGGAATTCAATATTGATCGGAAGCAACTGTATTTTATCTACTCAATAGGTCTTGATGAACAGATCAAGCAGCGGATGGAGGAGGTTGCTAAAGAAGAAGGATTCGACAATATAAGATGGATCCAAGCGGGCGGTATGATCTCGACCCATTCTGGACCCGGGGGATTTGGTGTAGCGGGGTTAGAGCAATAG
- the aceA gene encoding isocitrate lyase, whose amino-acid sequence MTKERIEKLLKAWNDESRYGHVTRPYDAEDVIKLRGSIDIEYTLADQGARKLWRLLHEETYVHALGALTGNQAMQQVKAGLKAIYLSGWQVAADANLSGHMYPDQSLYPANSVPQVVKRINQALQRADQIHHMEGHNEIDWFAPIVADAEAGFGGQLNVFELMKSMIEAGASAVHFEDQLSSEKKCGHLGGKVLLPTQTAVRNLISARFAADVMGVPTIIIARTDANAADLITSDIDPEDAPFLTGERTAEGFYKTRAGLDQAIARGLSYAPYADLVWCETSEPNLDEAKQFAEAIHEKYPGKLLAYNCSPSFNWKKKLSDETIAQFQQELSKMGYKFQFVTLAGFHALNHSMFELSRQYKERGMEAYSELQQAEFASEQDGYSATRHQREVGTGYFDEVAQVISGGTSSTVALKGSTEEEQFLDENIHSK is encoded by the coding sequence ATGACGAAAGAACGTATAGAGAAACTATTGAAAGCATGGAACGATGAGAGCCGATATGGACATGTGACGCGTCCTTATGATGCAGAGGATGTGATTAAGTTAAGAGGCTCGATTGATATCGAGTACACGCTTGCTGATCAAGGGGCGAGAAAACTTTGGCGCCTCCTTCATGAAGAAACATATGTGCATGCCCTTGGCGCGCTAACGGGTAACCAGGCAATGCAGCAAGTAAAAGCTGGGCTGAAAGCTATCTATTTAAGCGGTTGGCAAGTAGCCGCTGATGCAAATCTATCAGGTCATATGTACCCGGATCAAAGCCTGTACCCAGCCAACAGCGTCCCTCAAGTGGTGAAACGTATTAACCAGGCGCTTCAGCGGGCCGATCAGATTCATCATATGGAAGGACATAACGAAATCGATTGGTTTGCTCCGATTGTGGCGGATGCAGAAGCAGGTTTCGGTGGGCAGCTCAACGTGTTTGAACTGATGAAAAGCATGATTGAAGCCGGTGCTTCAGCTGTCCACTTCGAAGATCAGCTCTCATCAGAGAAGAAATGCGGCCATCTTGGCGGGAAAGTATTGCTCCCTACTCAAACCGCTGTCAGGAATTTAATTTCAGCACGCTTCGCAGCTGATGTCATGGGCGTTCCGACGATCATTATCGCCCGTACAGATGCCAATGCGGCTGACTTAATCACAAGCGACATCGATCCAGAAGATGCTCCTTTCCTTACCGGTGAACGAACAGCTGAAGGGTTTTACAAAACACGGGCAGGCCTCGATCAGGCCATTGCGCGCGGGCTTTCTTATGCCCCTTATGCTGATTTGGTCTGGTGCGAAACCTCTGAGCCAAATCTTGATGAAGCGAAACAGTTCGCAGAAGCCATTCATGAGAAGTACCCAGGCAAATTACTCGCCTACAACTGCTCCCCTTCTTTCAACTGGAAGAAGAAATTGAGCGATGAAACGATCGCTCAGTTCCAACAAGAGCTTAGCAAGATGGGCTACAAGTTCCAATTCGTCACACTAGCTGGGTTCCACGCCCTCAATCACAGCATGTTCGAGCTATCGAGACAGTACAAAGAAAGAGGCATGGAAGCTTATTCCGAATTACAGCAGGCTGAATTTGCGAGTGAGCAAGACGGCTATTCCGCAACGCGCCACCAGCGTGAGGTTGGAACAGGGTACTTTGATGAAGTGGCACAAGTGATCTCTGGCGGGACGTCTTCGACCGTGGCTTTGAAGGGGTCTACGGAGGAAGAGCAGTTCCTAGATGAAAACATTCACTCGAAATAA